ACAGCGTGTGGCCCAGCAGGTCGTGCAGGTCGCGGCCGATGCGCTCGCGCTCGGCCAGTCCGGCAAGCCTGCGCACCTCGTCGTGCGACAGCCGGAGCGCGGCGTCCTTGTGCTGGCCGACGTGCTCGGCGTGGACGACCATCGCCACGATGATCGTCACCACCGGCAGCCACACCAGCGCCTGCCACGGATAGCCGATCCACAACGCGAGCGCGACGAACCCGGCGCCCAGGGCCCCGAGCACCAGCAGGTAGTCGCGCAGCGTCGCCGTGCGCCAGGTGCGCAGCATCACGCAGCCGAAGATGAAGTAGCTCATTCCCGACGGATACCAGGGCAGCAGCACGACGCTGAGCGCCACCATCGCCAGCGCGTAGCGCGGGGCCACGCGCTGCGGCTGCAGCAGCGCCATCGCGTACAGCCAGACGAACAGCGGGTATGAGGCCAGGGTCAGCAGCAGCCAGCGCAGCGTGTAGCCACCGGGCGCGAACAGCGGGGTGATGAAGACCCACAGCGTCCACATCAGGTGGACCCATTCGGTCCACTGCGGCCGTCCCAGCCGCAGCGTCGCCGCCATCAGCGAATCGGGCGCCGGCGCGAACCACGCGCGCCAGCCCCCCTGCGCCTTGCCTCGGACACCTGCCTGCAACATGGCGCGATGATGCCCCACTCAGCGCAGCTCCACCTGGTCGATGACCAGTTCGAAGCCGCCCTCGGGCAGGCCCGCGGTGATCGCCACCGCGCGCAGCGTGGCCAGGTCGGCACCGGCGAAGGCCGACAGCGGGATGCGCACCTCGCTCCACTCCGGGCCCGCGGTGAAGGACTGCATCGCGGGCATCGCCTGCGGCGACGCGCCCGAGAACAGCATCGCCTGGTAGGTCCGGCCATCGCCGCGCACCTGGAACACCAGCTCGCTGCGCGCCGAAGCGTCGACCGGCTGCATCGGCTGCGCGCCGGGATGGAACATGCTGCCGGCCCAGGGGAAGGCGAAGCCCGGGCGGATCTCACCTGAGACGCGCAGCGCACCGCGCGAGCTGGACGCCCCGCCGCTGACGGCTTCCTGGGTCGCGACCGAATGGCCACCCGCCATCGCGTCGGTGGTCACCTGCCAGCCGTGGCCGAAGCGCACGCCGGTGCCACCGTCCTCGAAGTCGGCCACCAGCGCGCCGGCGCTGATCACCGGCGCCCCCGCGGCCTGCTCTACGCGCGGGCGCGGCACGGCATGGCCATTCTTCCAGATCCCGGCGATGGCGCGCGTGTCGGCGATGTCCGCGGTGGGGTCGCCCTCGACCAGCACCAGGTCGGCGCGCAATCCGGATGCAATCCGGCCGCGATCGGCAAGCCCGAAGCGGCGCGCGGGCACCGAGGTCGCGGCGGCGAGCGCCTCTCCCGGCGTCAGGCCCGCACGCACCAGCAGGGCGAGTTCGCCGTGGATGCTGGCGCCGTGCGCGGTGCCCGGGTTGCCGGCGTCGGTGCCGGCGAGGATGTCGACGCCGGCGGCATGCAGCGCCGCGACGCTGCGCAGCGCGTTGTCGAGCGCCTCGGGACGCGGCGCACCCGGGAACGTCGCCGCCAGGCCGTCGCGCTGCCCGGCCTCGAGCCACGGCGACAGCCGCGCGTCGTCGGCCAGCGCGGCGCCGCTGCCGTCCTGGGCGAAGCCCGCGATCACCGACAGCGTCGGCGTGACAAAGGTGCCCGCCTGCTTCGCCGCGGCGACGAAGGCCGGCGAGGCGGCCGCGTCGTGGAAGACGTGCACCAGCCCGTCCGCGCCCGATCCGACCGCGTGCAGCGCATCCGCCTGCGAGGCGACGTGCACCAGGGCCAGGCGCTCCCCGGCCTGCGCGGCGGCGATCGCCGCGGCGACCTGGGCCGGCGTGATCGTCGGCAGCCGGCGCTCGGCCGAATGCGTGCTGAAGTCCTCGACGATCAGCTTGATGTAGTCCGAGCCCTCCGCCACGCGCGCGGCGACGAAGTCACCGGCATCGTCGCCGGGCGCCAGCGTCGGCACCGCGATGCCGAACTGGGTGCCGTGGCCGCCCGCGGTGGTGACCGTCGCGCCGGCCGTCCACAGGTCGGCGAGCGCGGTGGCCGCGAGCGATTCGCGCTGTGCGCGCAGCGCCGGGATGCGGTTCCAGTCACCGAACATGTCGAGCTCGGCGGTGACCCCGTAGCGCAGTGCGTCGCGCTGCGCATCGCCCCAGCTGTGGGTATGCGCGTCGATGAAGCCCGGCAGCAGCGTGCGTCCGGCGCCCTCGACGACCGCGAGGCCTTCGGGGATCGCGACTCCGGCGCCCACGGCTTCGATGCGGCCGTCGCGGACGATGACGTTCGCGTTCGGCAGCACGCGTTCGCCATCGAACACGCGCACGCCGGAGATGGCGAAGGCCGCGCTTTCGCCACCGGAAGGAAGGGTGACGGGCGCGGTGGCCGCGGATTCCGGGACCGCTGGACGCGATGGCTGCGCCCACACCACGGCGCCGGCGATGGCGACGGCGATGGCGCTGGCGGCGAGGACTTCAGGAATGCGGTTCATGGCAGGACTCCTTGGAAGGCGTGCAAATCACTCTCAGGGCGGAAGCGTCGTCGGCGTGGCGCCGGCTCAGCCACGTCGCGACAGCCGGGCGTGCGCCAGGACGAAGAACCCGATGGTCACCACCAGCAGCACGCCGACGTGCATGGCGACCGGCTGTCCGGCGTCCATCCCCACCACCTTCAGCGCCAGCTGCGCATGGTGATAGGACGGCCAGACCGGCGCCAGCCTGGCCAGCGCATCCGGAAGCGCCGAGAGCGGCAGCCACAGGCCGGACAGGAAGGACAGCGGCAGGTAGACCAGGTTGACCACCACCGGTGCCGCCGAGCCGCTGGCGAGCGTGCCGATGTACAGGCCGATGGCGCAGAATGGCAGCGCACCGGCCACGTGCACCAGCCACAGCCCCAGCCACTGCCCGGGCGCGAGCGACACGCCGGCCAGCGTGGACGCGGTCACCGCCAGCAGCAGCGACACGATCGCCGAGAACAGCAGCGCCATCGCCATCTTCGACATCAGGTAGGCGCCCGGCGGCACCGGCAGCGCGCGCTTGAGCGCGAGCAGGCCGTGGTCGCGGTCCATCGCCACGGTGACGCCGAAGCCGAACAGCGCGGCGCCCATCACGCCGAACACGCCATAGGTCGCCAGCAGGTACTGGCCGACATTGCCGCCGCGGTTCATCGCAACGCCGAACAGCAGGTAGAACATCAGCGGGAACAGCAGCGTCAGCAGCGCGAAGATCGGCGTGCGCAGCAGCCCGAGGAATTCGTACTTCGCCTCGAGCAGGCGGGCGCGCAGCAGCGAGTGCCTGCCTGTCGCCGGGGTTGCGTGGGCCAGGGTGTTCATCAAGCAGCCTCCTTCAGCGGTGCATCGCGGGTGATTTCGAGGAAGGCCTCGGCGAGGCCGGCGCGGCTGACGTCGAGGTCGGACAGCGCGGCGTCCGCGGCCAGCAGCCGGCGCACGATGTCCTCGGCGGCGCCGGCCAGCACCTCCAGCCGACCCTCCTCGCTGCTCGCCGATCGCACGCCGGGCCAGCGCGCGACCTCGGCGGCCTGCAGCACGGTGACGCAGCGGATGCGGCGCTGGTCGACGCGGGCGCGCACCTCGTCGAGGCTGCCCGCCGCGACCACGCGGCCGCCGGCCAGGACCACGACGCGGTCGGCCAGGGCTTCGGCCTCCTCCAGGTAGTGCGTGGTCAGCAGCACCGAGGTCCCGTCGGCGACCAGCGCGCGCAGTCCGCGCCACAGGCCCTGGCGCGCCTCGATGTCGAGGCCGGTGGTCGGCTCGTCGAGGAACAGCACGCGCGGGCGGCCGCAGATTGCCAGCGCGAACTGCACGCGGCGCTGCTGCCCGCCAGAGAGCCGGCCGTAGCGGCGCCCGAGCAGGCCGTCGAGTCCGGCGATCTCCACGCAAGTGGCGACGTCGAGCGGATCGGCGTAGTAGCTGCGGACCAGGTCGAGGTGCTCGGCGACCTTCAGGTTGGGGGCCAGCGCGCCGGACTGCAGCATCACGCCCACGCCCTGGCGCGCCGCAAGCTCGCGCGGATCGCGGCCGGACAGGCGTGCCTCGCCGGCATCGGGCGCGGCCAGGCCCAGCAGCAGCGAGATCGCGGTCGTCTTGCCGGCGCCGTTCGCGCCGAGCAGCGCCAGCACCTGGCCTGCGCGCAGTTCAAGGTCGACGCCATCGAGCGCGACCGACTGGCCATAGCGCTTCGTGGCGTGGTGCAGGCGCGCCAGCGGCGCGTCGAACGGATGGTCCATGGGGCGTCCTCCTCGGTGTGCCCACAGACTAGGAAGCCGCGGCCGCCGGGATCAGTCGCCGCGATCACCCATCCAACATGACAGGCGTCACGTCGCTGCACGCGGGCCCGCCGCGTGCGTTGCCGCCCGTCTCCACGCACCGGCATCGCCACGCTCAACGGCTGGGGAGGCGACCACCCCGCGCGGCGACTGCACGGGCTCCGGATCAGCCCGGCCGATGTGGAGGCCTGGCGCCGTTCGCCCTCCGCGCTGCACGGCTTCGCACGCGACCCGCTGGGGCGCTGGCCGAGCTCGCGGCGGCCATCGAGGCCCGCCTGCAACAGGGTGACCCGCCCGTGCTGGCGCACGTGGGCAGCGGCTCCGACAGCCTGCATGGTTGCCACCGTCCTTGCACTCGCGGCGATGTCGCTCGCCGTGGCCGGGCGGGTATTCGGCACCTCGGCCGGCAGCCTGGCCATCCAGGCACCGTTGGCCATCACGCCCGCCCTGTGGGCCACGGTCATGGCCTACAGTCTGGCGCTGGGCCTGCTGAGTGCACTCCTGCCGACCTGGCGCCTGGCGGGCGGGCGGCTGATCGACGCCCTGCGCGCGGACTAAAGGCCGCGCACCGGAACGCATGACACTCCTCAGGTGACACGCCGGCCGCGCGCAGCGAAAGTGGCGCGACGCCGCGACACGTGCGGTCACACTCCATCCCCTTTCCTGGTCCCATGCCGAGATGAACACAAAAGCCGACCTGCTCAAGGAACTGCGCATCGACCGCCAGCCGACGCCCCCGCCGTCGCGACGCGGCCCGTGGATCGGGCTTGCGGTGGCCGCCATGCTCGCGGCGCTCGCAGCCCTGGCCTGGGCGCTGGCTGGCGGCACGCGCGCGGTCGAGGTGCGCACCGCCGACGCGGTGGCCACCGGCGGCGGTGCGGCCGCGGCCTCCGTGCTCGACGCCAGCGGCTACGTGGTCGCGCGGCGCATGGCCACCGTGTCGTCGAAGATCACCGGCCGCGTGCGCGAGGTGCTGATCGAGGAAGGCATGGCGGTGGCCGAGGGCCAGGTGATGGCCACGCTCGATCCGATCGATGCGGACGCCCAGAACGCGCTGGCCCGCGCCCAGGTCGATGCCGCGCGCAGCCAGATCGCGGGGGTCGAAGCGCAGCTGGTCGAAGCGGAGGCGAATGCCACGCGTCTGTCGAGCCTGGTTGGACAGCAGCTGGTCTCACGCGCGCAGTACGACCAGGCCGTGGCCCAGCGCGAATCGCTGCGCGCCCAGCTCGCCACCTCACGCCGGAACGCACAGGTGGCCGGCCAGCAGCTGCGCATCAGCGGCATCGGCGTCGACAACACCGTGGTGCGCGCGCCGTTCGCCGGCGTGGTCATCGCCAAGGCGGCACAGCCGGGCGAGATCGTGTCGCCGCTGTCGGCCGGCGGCGGCTTCACCCGAACCGGTATCGGCACGATCGTCGACATGGACTCGCTCGAGGTCGAGGTCGACGTGGGCGAGGCCTACATCGGCCGCGTGCAGCCGGCGATGCCGGTCGAAGCCACGCTCAACGCCTATCCCGACTGGAAGATCCCGGCCGAGGTGATCGCGATCATCCCGACCGCCGACCGCGGCAAGGCGACGGTCAAGGTGCGCGTGGCGCTGAAGGAAAAGGACCCGCGGATCGTGCCGGACATGGGCGTCACCGTGAGCTTCCTCGAACGCGCCCCCGAGGCCGGCGAAGGCGACGACGCGCCGCGCGGCGTGCGGGTGCCGGAGGCGGCGGTCGCCGCGCGCGACGGCGGCGACGTGGTGTTCGTGGTCGCCGGCAGCGGTGGCGACGCCGTGGCCGAACGCCGCGACGTGAGCACCGGCGGCGCCGCGGGCGGCCAGCGCATCCTGCTGTCGGGCGTGGCGCCGGGCGAATCCGTTGTGCTCGATCCACCTGATGACCTGGCGGATGGTGACCAGGTCACCCTGGCTGATCGCTAGTTTCCGCCAGACACCCGCATTCGACACCTCGCCTGACCTGTAGGAGCGGCTACAGCCGCGATGGCCAGATCCCGATCGCGGCTGTAGCCGCTCCTACAACGGCGTTCGGGTCCACCGCATCCACTACTTCCACCGGAGCATCGTGATGACCACCCTGGTATCGATCCGCAACCTCACCAAGTCCTACCAGCGCGGGCCGGAGAAGGTCGACGTGCTCCACGGCCTCGACCTCGACATCGCGACCGGTGACTTCGTCGCGCTGATGGGCCCGTCGGGCTCGGGCAAGACCACGCTGCTGAACCTGATCGGTGGCCTGGACGCGCCCACCAGCGGCGAGATCGACGTCGCCGGCCAGCGCATCGACCGCATGGGCGCCGGGCAGCTCGCCGCGTGGCGCAGCCAGCACGTGGGTTACGTCTTCCAGTTCTACAACCTGATGCCGGCGCTCAGCGCGCAGAAGAACGTCGAGCTGCCGCTGCTGTTGACCAGGCTCGGCGGCGCGCAGCGCAAGCGCAATGCGCAGATCGCGCTCGAGCTGGTGGGCCTGTCCGACCGCGTCTCGCACAAGCCGGCGGAACTGTCCGGTGGCCAGCAGCAGCGCGTCGCGATCGCCCGCGCGATCGTCTCCGACCCGACGCTGCTGATCTGCGACGAGCCGACCGGCGACCTCGACCGGCAGTCGGCCGAGGAGATCCTCGGCCTGCTGCAGGAGCTCAACCGCGAGCACGGCAAGACCATCGTCATGGTCACCCACGACCCGAAGGCCGCCGAACACGCCAGCCACACCCTGCACCTGGACAAGGGCGTGCTGGTCGAACAGCAGTCGCACGCGGCCTGACCGCGCCGGCCACCCGAGGAGGTCGCCATGAAGTACTTCCATCTGGTCTGGGCGGCGCTGTTCCGGCGCAAGACCCGCACCTTCCTGACGCTGGCCTCGATCGTGGCCGCGTTCCTGCTGTTCGGCCTGCTCGACGGCATCCGCACCAGCTTCGCCCAGCTCGGGCAGAACGCGGATGGCGCGCAGCGCCTGCAGACCGCGTCGAAGCTGTCCTTCATCGAGACCTTGCCGATCTCGCTGCAGTCGCGCATCGCCACCATCGACAACATCGAGGCAGTGACCCACGCCAACTGGTTCGGCGGCGCCTACCAGGACCCGAAGAACCAGCTCTTCACCTTCGCCGTGGCGCCGAACTACCTGGAGCTCTATCCCGAGATCGCGGTCGATCCGGCCCAGCTCGAGGACTGGAAGCGCAACCGCACCGGCATGCTGGTGGGCGAGGCGATGATGAAGCGCTTCGACTGGAAAGTCGGCCAGCGCATCCCGCTTCAGTCGACCATCTATCCCAACAGCGACGGCACGCTCGACTGGGCCTTCGACATCGCCGGCGTGCTGCGCGCGAAGGAAGGCGGCGCCGGTGGCGGCTTCACCGACTCGCTGATCCTGATGCACTACGACTACTTCGAGGAGTCGTCGCCGTACATCGACGGCGACGTGGGCTGGTACATCAGCCGCGTCTCCGACGTGCGCCGCAGCGACGCCGCGGCCAAGGCGATCGACGCGCTGTCGGCCAACTCGCCGCACGAGACCAAGACCATGAGCGAGCAGGCGGCGATGGCCTCCCAGCTCAAGCAGATGGCCGACATCGGCCTGATCGTCGGCTCGATCATGGGCGCGGTGTTCTTCACCCTGCTGCTGCTGACCGGCAACACCATGGCGCAGGCGGTGCGCGAGCGCACCTCCGAACTCGCGGTGCTCAAGACCATCGGCTTCACCAGCACCAGCGTGCTGATGATGGTGCTGGCGGAATCGATGCTGATGGTGGTGATCGGCGGCGTGCTGGGACTCGGCCTGGCCGCGGTCATCGGCAAGGCGGCCACCGCCGCCAGCGGCGGACTGGTCAACCTGCCGCCGGTCGGGCTGGAGAGCTGGCTGCTGGGCCTCGCGCTGATGCTGGCGATCGGCCTCCTGGTCGGCGCCCTGCCGGCGATCCGCGCGATGCGCCTCAACATCGTCGACGCCCTCGCGGGCCGCTGACCGGAGACCTGCAGATGAACCGCATGAAGAAGATGCTTCGCGGGACCGGCCTGGTGCTGCTGCTGGCCGCCTTCCTGGCTGCCTGGATCCTGCTGCCCTGGCCGGCGCTGCTGGCGCTGGCGGTGGCCTTTGCGCTGTGGATGATCCTCACCCGCAGCGGCCGCCAGGCGGCGTCGGTGACCGGCGTGGGCGTCAGCACCCTGGGCCAGCGCGTGGGCTCCTCGTCCGTGGTGGTGATCGGCATCGCCGGCGTGGTCGGGGTGCTGGTGGCGCTGCTGGCGATGGCCGAGGGCTACCAGCACACCGTCAGCAGCAGCGGCGACGAGGAGACCGCGGTGGTGCTGCGCGGCGGCTCGTCGGCCGAGCTGATGTCGGTGATGACGCGCGACGCGATCACCGCCATCGAGCGCGCGCCGGAGATCGCCCGCGACGCATCGGGCAGGCCGCTGGCCTCGCCCGAGCTGGTGGTCGCGGCCAACCTGCCGCAGCGCGCGAATGCCGCCGAAGACGGCAGCGTGCAGCTGCGCGGCGTCGGCGACATGGCCTGGGCGGTGCGTCCGAACATCCAGCTGGTCGAAGGTCGGCGCTTCGAGCCAGGCAAGCGCGAACTGGTGGTCGGCAAGGGCGCGCGCCGCCAGTTTGCCGGACTCGAGCCCGGCGCCGAGCTGCGCCTGGGCAACCAGCCGTGGACGGTGGTCGGCGTGTTCGAGTCCGGCGACGCGATGGAGTCGGAGATCTGGGCCGACGCCGAGGTGGTCGCCACCACCTACCGCCGCGGATCCAGCCGCGCCTCGGTCTTCGCCCGCCTCACCGCGCCCTCGGCGTTCAAGGCCTTCAAGGCCACGCTCGACGCCGATCCGCGCCTGCAGGTCGAGGCGCAGACCACGCTGGCGTATTTCCAGGGCCAGTCGGCGGGCGTGTCGAAGGTGCTGCGCATCATCGGCATCGTGGTCGGCTCGATCATGGCCATCGGCGCGGTGTTCGGTGCGCTCAACACCATGTTCGCAAGCGTCGCCTCGCGTGCGCGCGAGATCGCGACGCTGCGCGCGATCGGCTTCCGCGGCATCCCCGTCGTGGTCGCGGTGATGCTGGAGACCATGCTGCTGGCCGCGCTGGGCGGTGCGCTGGGCGGGCTGCTGGCCTGGCTGGTGTTCAACGGCTACACCGCGTCGACGCTCGCCGGCGGCGTGGCCCAGCTGACCTTCGAGTTCAAGGTATCGCCGGAGCTCCTCTGGCAAGGCCTGAAGTGGGCGCTGGCGATCGGCTTTGTCGGCGGCCTGTTCCCGGCGCTGCGTGCGGCGACGATGCCGGTGACCGACGCGCTGCGCGCGGCGTGAGGCGAAACCGCTGCGGCGGTGCCGGCGGCTGCCGGCACCGCCCGACGCGGACGCCGCCTTGGATCAGGCCTGCTGCGCCACGATCCGCCGCCGCGCGCGGATGAAGCCGTCGATGGCGAACACCGCCAGGCCCAGCCATATCACCGCGAAGCCGATCGCCCGGTCGCGGCCGAAGGCTTCGCCGAACACCAGCACGCCGCACAGCAGCTGCAGCGTCGGCGCGAGGTACTGCAGCAGGCCGACGGTGGACAACGACACCTGGCGCACCGCGTAGGCGAAGCCGATCAGCGGCAGCGCGGTGAGCGCGCCACCCAGCACCAGCAGCAGGTTGGTGCCCCAGCCCCAGCGCAGGTCGCTGAAGCCGCCGTCGCCGCCCAGCTCGAGCCAGGCGAGCAGCGCCGCGGCCGGCAGCAGCAGGTACAGGTTCTCGACGCCGAGGCCGGCCACCGCGTCCACCTGGGCCTGGCGCCGGATCAGCCCGTACATCGCGAACGAGCCTGCCAGCGCCAGCGCGATCCACGGAAAGCTGCCGTAGTTGAACGTCAGCCACAGCACCCCGCAGGCCGCCAGCGCCACCGCCACCCACTGCGCCGGCACCAGCCGCTCGCGCAGGAAGACCACGCCGATCACCACGTTGAGCAGCGGATTGATGAAGTAGCCCAGGCTGCTCTCGACCACGTGCCCGGCGTTCACCGCCCAGACGTAGAGGCTCCAGTTGAAGCCGATCAGCAGGCCCGAGGCCAGCAGCATGCCGGCCAGCCGCGGCTGGGCGAAGACCGCGCGCAGCCAGCCGCGGCCGCGGGTGAGGGTGAGGAAGGCCGCGACCAGCAGCGCCGACCACAGCGCGCGGTGCAGCACCACCTGCAGCGAGGGCACGTGCTTGAGCAGGTGCCAGTACAGCGGCATCAGGCCCCAGATGATGAAGGCCCCCACCGCCATCCACAGGCCGCGGGTGCGCGCGTCCATGCTCAAGCGCGCGTCTCCGCGTCGGTCGCCGCCGCGATCGGCTCGGCCACGGTCGAGGGCGCGGGCTGCAGCGAAGCCCGGCGGCGGCGCGCGCTGGCCACGGTGATCGCCACCACGCCGGCCAGGATCACCGCCATCGCGCCGATGTCGTGGGCGCCGAAGCGCTCGCCGGCGAGCAGGGTGCCGAGCAGCACGGCGATCACCGGGTTGACGTAGGCGTAGCTGCCGAGCAGCGATGCGCGCACGTTCTGCAGCAGCCAGGCATAGGCCGAGAAGGCCACGATCGAGCCGAACACCGCGAGATAGGACACGGCCAGCCAGCCGCGCGGCGTCGGCATCGCGGTGATGCGTTCGCCCAGCAGCCAGCCCGCCACCGTCAGCAGCACGCCGCCGCAGAGCATCTGCGCGGCGGCGGCCATGAACGGCGACGGCAGCGCGCGCCCGCGGCTCCAGACCGAACCGAAGGCCCAGGCCAGCGGCGCCACCAGGAGCGCGACCAGCCCCTGCGGCGAGGCGGTGAGCGAGCTGCCAGCGTTGAGCCAGGCGACGCCGGCGAAGCCGATCGCCAGGCCGACGATCTCCAGGCGCGACGGCCGCTCGCCGCGCAGCGCCGCGAACAGGCCGATCCACAGCGGGCAGGAGGCCACCGCCACCGCGGCGAGTCCCGAGGACACCGTCTGCTGGGCGATGCACACCATGCCGTTGCCCAGGCCGAGCAGCAGCAGGCCCATGATCCAGAGGTCGCGCCACTGCGCGCGCGTCGGGGCCGGAACGCCGCGCAGGCGCAGCAGCACGTAGAGCAGCCCGCCGGCGGCAAGGAAGCGGCAGCCGGCCATCAGCAGCGGCGGCCAGCCGCCTTCCAGCGCGAAGCGGATCCCGAGGTAGGTCGAACCCCAGACGACATAGACCGCGCCCAGCGCAAGCACGACGGCCATGGGGCCGGGCGACGACGGGCGGGATCCGAGGGACGGCGAAGCGGCACCCATGCTGGCGTCCGGGCGAAGTGTGGAAGGAAAAGCGGCAGGGCCCGCAGGCGCGGGCCGGAGCGCGATTCTACGCCTGCACGGCCCCGGCACGCCCGTGCGGAAATGCCCACGGTCGCGATCGCATCACCCGCCGGGGCGGCTACCGCCGTAATGCCGCCTCCCTGTAGGAGCGGCTACAGCCGCGATCGCCTGGCGATGCCGAAGGCTGCTGGCTGGCGTGACTCCTGATCGCGGCTGTAGCCGCTCCTACAGTGGGCGGGGCGCCGGGGATCAGCGCGCCCGCGCCCGGCGCCCGGGGACGGGAGCGGCGTGGATCAGCGCGCCCAGCGGCCGGGGGCGGTGGATTCGGGCAGCACGACGCCGGACAGCTTGCGGTCGGCGTCGAGCAGGCGCACGGCATCGGCGAGGATCGCCGCGGACTCGCGCAGCAGCGGGTCCGGACGCTTCTCGGCGGCGTCCTCGCGTGCGGTGTCGGTTGCGATGTCGCGCTCGTTGGCGGTCAGGCCGTCATCGTCGGACAGCTCGGCCAGCGGATCCAGATCCAGGCCCAGGCGCTTGCGCTCGTCCTGGCGCTGCGCGCGCTTGGCCGTCTGGCGGTCACGCTCGGCGCGGCGCTCGGCCTCGTTGAGGGAGATGTACTCCTTGTCGGCCTCGGCGCGGAACTCGGCCACGTCTTCCTTCCACCACTGGAATTCGCGATCGCGCGCCACGCGCGCCGAGTGCAGCTCGTCCAGGCGCGGCAGCAGCGGCGCGAAGTTTCCGTAGCGGGTGTGCTGCACGGCCGAGATGCGGGTCCAGGGCAGCGCGTTGTCGTAGGTGCTCTCGCCGAACTCGCTGCCGTTGACGGTGGCCGGGAAGCGGATGTCCGGCACCACGCCCTTGTTCTGCGTGCTGCTGCCGCCGGGCAGGAAGAACTGCGCGATGGTCATCTTGACCTGGCCATGGCGCGTGCCTTCGTTGGCCGGCCAACGGTCGAGGTCGAACAGGTTCTGCACCGTGCCCTTGCCGAACGTGGTCTCGCCGATCACCAGCCCGCGGCCGTAGTCCTGGATGGCGCCGGCCACGATCTCCGAAGCCGAGGCCGAGGCGCGGTTGACCAGCACCGCCAGCGGGCCGTCCCAGGCCACGCCGGCCTTGCGGTCGGACTCGACGTTGACCCGGCCGCCTGACTCGCGCACCTGCACCACCGGGCCGGTGTCGATGAAGAGGCCGGTGAGCTCCACCGCCTCGTTGAGCGAACCGCCACCGTTGTTGCGCAGGTCGAGCACCACGCCGTCCATGCCCTTGCCGCGGAATTCGCCGAGGATGCGCGCGACGTCGCGGGTGGCCGAGGCGTAGTCGCCGTTGCGGCTGCGGCGGCCCTCGAAATCCTGGTAGAACGCCGGCAGCTCGATCACGCCGATCCGCCGGGCGTCGCCCGCGGGGCCGGCCGGGATGTTGATGATCTTGGACTTCGCGGCCTGCTCCTCGAGCCTCACCTTGGCGCGGGTCAGGGTGATCCGCACCGGCTCGCTGTCGAGCAGCGCCTCCACCGGCACCACGTCCAGGCGCACCTGGCTGCCCGCCTTGCCCTTGATCTTGTCGACCACGTCGTCGATGCGCCAGCCTATGACGTCCTCCATCGGCCCGCTGGTGCCCTGGCCGACGCCGACGATGCGATCGCCCGGCGTGAACTTGCCGCTGCCCGCGGCCGGACCGCCGGCGATCAGCTCGCGGATCACCACCACGTCGTCCTGGCGCTGCAGCTGGGCGCCGATGCCTTCCAGCGACAGCGACATGCTCTGGGTGAACAGGTTGGCCGTGCGCGGGTTGAAGTAGTCGGTGTGCGGATCGATCGACGCGGTATAGGCGTTGAGGAAGGTCTGGAACGCGTCTTCCTGGTTGAGCTGCGACACGCTGGTGGCCATGTTGGCGTAGCGCTTGTCGAGCGTGGCGCGGATCTCGGCCGGCGGCTTGCCGGCCAGCTTCAGGCGCAGCCAGTCGTTGCGCACCGACTTCTGCCACAGCGTGTCGAGCTCGGCCTGGTCCTTCGCCCACTCCGCGTCCTCGCGGTCGTAGTACCAGCGTTCGACGGCGTCGAAGGCGAAGATGTCCGTGCCCAGCAGGTCGCGCGCGTACTGCACGCGCTCGGCCACGCGCTGCTTGTAGATCGCGTACATCTCCATCGCCGCCGTCGGATCGCCCTGGCGCACGGCCTCGCCCAGCTTCGGCTCGTGGCGCTGGAAGCGCGCGACGTCGGTCGCATCGAGGAACAGCTTGTTGCCGTCCAGCGCCTCGAGATAGCGGCGGAAGATGTCCTGCGACAGCGAGGCGTCGAGGCCGCGCGGGCGATAGGCGTAGCGGCTGTCCGACAGCAGGCCGTAGACCAGCT
The sequence above is a segment of the Luteimonas sp. MC1750 genome. Coding sequences within it:
- a CDS encoding carboxy terminal-processing peptidase, with translation MKARQVLSTSVVALALAMPLALMARSGSDAIPAGPSTDHATTSKLVYGLLSDSRYAYRPRGLDASLSQDIFRRYLEALDGNKLFLDATDVARFQRHEPKLGEAVRQGDPTAAMEMYAIYKQRVAERVQYARDLLGTDIFAFDAVERWYYDREDAEWAKDQAELDTLWQKSVRNDWLRLKLAGKPPAEIRATLDKRYANMATSVSQLNQEDAFQTFLNAYTASIDPHTDYFNPRTANLFTQSMSLSLEGIGAQLQRQDDVVVIRELIAGGPAAGSGKFTPGDRIVGVGQGTSGPMEDVIGWRIDDVVDKIKGKAGSQVRLDVVPVEALLDSEPVRITLTRAKVRLEEQAAKSKIINIPAGPAGDARRIGVIELPAFYQDFEGRRSRNGDYASATRDVARILGEFRGKGMDGVVLDLRNNGGGSLNEAVELTGLFIDTGPVVQVRESGGRVNVESDRKAGVAWDGPLAVLVNRASASASEIVAGAIQDYGRGLVIGETTFGKGTVQNLFDLDRWPANEGTRHGQVKMTIAQFFLPGGSSTQNKGVVPDIRFPATVNGSEFGESTYDNALPWTRISAVQHTRYGNFAPLLPRLDELHSARVARDREFQWWKEDVAEFRAEADKEYISLNEAERRAERDRQTAKRAQRQDERKRLGLDLDPLAELSDDDGLTANERDIATDTAREDAAEKRPDPLLRESAAILADAVRLLDADRKLSGVVLPESTAPGRWAR